A single region of the Denticeps clupeoides chromosome 18, fDenClu1.1, whole genome shotgun sequence genome encodes:
- the shtn3 gene encoding shootin-1 isoform X1 produces MEGSRDDEVKTQKVKHECQRLTEERDEAERQLKHIKRVSQMVIEEVSVLQTQLEIEKSCRENAEALATKLNCENRKLKYLSLNSRPCLDELLPSITDCISLEEESEPQDTSPDPYTQYQQQVKDLQERVGTLLDEKKQLACQLQEHQRQLEELTIQSEKDQTEMKELYKTIEQQSKTIKRFNRVSMMAAHEYENLKDQLDLEQSLRQKAETYAHEMLVKQKEANRQSMILLQQADPSLQLLKALEDVANVTKTLEQERLQHQQKVKTLEAELGESSLRQQLQDLQKQLELLEEEKKDTEVHLQEEQKKNRDLGKQMQALMETQKQPSNSTADSSQGTAPPPAPPPQPPPPPPPPPPPPPPPPPSRCNPLSSLIAIMRKSSKGGKVSLKNEPAPAASEGVDDVKVKAVNEMMERIKHGVVLRPVKGQDTKRFGIKQPPAVEEKPQESAMEELKGILETVKKSPTRCCQEAAQAKKDSELEVILRRRRKQASNPSAGDEKDGGISQGSSSDCLNGEHISDYSKNLEAQGGSPNSCLHPAGSGVIRRSSDSGTQPEEVRQIGNIRRSLSEKGPSEVRKCDGQHKSVESNGIRYAETDTSSPQNGPTAADGSADTGC; encoded by the exons TCTCACAGATGGTGATTGAAGAGGTGAGTGTGCTGCAGACGCAGTTGGAGATTGAGAAGTCCTGCCGGGAGAATGCAGAAGCTCTGGCTACGAAG TTAAACTGCGAGAACAGAAAGCTGAAGTATCTGAGTCTGAATTCTCGGCCTTGTCTGGATGAGCTGCTGCCCAGCATTACTGACTGCATATCCCTGGAGGAGGAGTCTGAGCCTCAGGACACCAGCCCCGACCCATACACTCAGTACCAGCAGCAGGTTAAAG ACCTTCAGGAGAGGGTAGGAACGCTGTTGGACGAGAAGAAACAGTTGGCCTGTCAGTTACAGGAGCATCAGaggcagctggaggagctgacAATCCAG AGTGAAAAGGATCAAACTGAGATGAAGGAGCTTTACAAAACTATTGAGCAGCAGAGCAAGACTATCAAGAGATTCAACAGAG TGTCCATGATGGCGGCTCACGAGTACGAAAACCTGAAGGACCAGCTGGACCTGGAGCAAAGCCTTCGGCAGAAGGCAGAGACCTATGCACACGAG ATGCTGGTGAAGCAGAAAGAGGCTAACCGGCAGAGCATGATCCTGCTACAGCAGGCTGACCCGAGCCTGCAGCTCCTTAAGGCCCTAGAGGACGTGGCCAATGTTACTAAAACACTGGAGCAAGAAAGGCTGCAGCACCAGCAGAAG GTAAAGACCCTAGAAGCCGAACTGGGGGAAAGCAGCCTCCGTCAGCAGCTCCAAGACTTACAGAAACAGCTGGAGCTCctggaagaggagaagaaagacacagaggttcacctgcaggaagagcagaagaaaaacagggaCCTGGGAAAACAAA TGCAAGCGCTGATGGAGACACAGAAGCAACCCTCCAATTCAACAGCAGACTCCTCTCAGGGGACTGCACCACCCCCAGCCCCGCCGCCACAGCCACCTCCCCCACCgccacctccacccccaccgcctcctccccctcccccatcACGCTGCAACCCCCTCAG CTCCCTTATTGCAATAATGAGGAAGTCTTCCAAGGGTGGCAAAGTCTCTCTGAAGAACGAGCCAGCACCAG CAGCAAGCGAAGGCGTGGATGATGTGAAGGTGAAGGCAGTGAATGAGATGATGGAACGAATCAAACATGGGGTGGTGCTCAGACCAGTCAAAGGGCAGGACACTAAG AGGTTTGGCATTAAG CAGCCCCCTGCAGTTGAGGAAAAGCCACAGGAGAGCGCGATGGAAGAGCTAAAAGGCATTCTG GAGACAGTGAAGAAGAGCCCAACCCGCTGTTGTCAGGAAGCAGCACAGGCCAAAAAGGACTCAGAACTCGAGGTGATTCTGCGCAGGAGGCGTAAGCAGGCATCCAATCCCAGTGCAGGAG ATGAGAAGGATGGAGGGATAAGCCAAGGCTCCTCATCTGACTGCCTGAACGGCGAGCACATTTCTGATTACAGCAAAAACCTGGAAGCACAAGGAGGCAGCCCAAATTCTTGCTTGCACCCTGCTGGCTCAGGGGTCATTAGGCGCAGCTCTGACTCGGGTACACAACCCGAAGAAGTCCGGCAGATCGGCAACATCCGCAGATCGCTGTCAGAGAAAGGGCCATCAGAAGTTCG CAAGTGTGATGGGCAGCACAAGAGCGTGGAGTCCAACGGAATCAGAtatgctgaaacagacacctcCTCCCCACAAAATGGACCCACAGCAGCGGACGGCAGTGCGGATACTGGGTGTTAA
- the shtn3 gene encoding shootin-1 isoform X5 — MLCKKEKKNCQRLTEERDEAERQLKHIKRVSQMVIEEVSVLQTQLEIEKSCRENAEALATKLNCENRKLKYLSLNSRPCLDELLPSITDCISLEEESEPQDTSPDPYTQYQQQVKDLQERVGTLLDEKKQLACQLQEHQRQLEELTIQSEKDQTEMKELYKTIEQQSKTIKRFNRVSMMAAHEYENLKDQLDLEQSLRQKAETYAHEMLVKQKEANRQSMILLQQADPSLQLLKALEDVANVTKTLEQERLQHQQKVKTLEAELGESSLRQQLQDLQKQLELLEEEKKDTEVHLQEEQKKNRDLGKQMQALMETQKQPSNSTADSSQGTAPPPAPPPQPPPPPPPPPPPPPPPPPSRCNPLSSLIAIMRKSSKGGKVSLKNEPAPAASEGVDDVKVKAVNEMMERIKHGVVLRPVKGQDTKRFGIKQPPAVEEKPQESAMEELKGILETVKKSPTRCCQEAAQAKKDSELEVILRRRRKQASNPSAGDEKDGGISQGSSSDCLNGEHISDYSKNLEAQGGSPNSCLHPAGSGVIRRSSDSGTQPEEVRQIGNIRRSLSEKGPSEVRKCDGQHKSVESNGIRYAETDTSSPQNGPTAADGSADTGC; from the exons TCTCACAGATGGTGATTGAAGAGGTGAGTGTGCTGCAGACGCAGTTGGAGATTGAGAAGTCCTGCCGGGAGAATGCAGAAGCTCTGGCTACGAAG TTAAACTGCGAGAACAGAAAGCTGAAGTATCTGAGTCTGAATTCTCGGCCTTGTCTGGATGAGCTGCTGCCCAGCATTACTGACTGCATATCCCTGGAGGAGGAGTCTGAGCCTCAGGACACCAGCCCCGACCCATACACTCAGTACCAGCAGCAGGTTAAAG ACCTTCAGGAGAGGGTAGGAACGCTGTTGGACGAGAAGAAACAGTTGGCCTGTCAGTTACAGGAGCATCAGaggcagctggaggagctgacAATCCAG AGTGAAAAGGATCAAACTGAGATGAAGGAGCTTTACAAAACTATTGAGCAGCAGAGCAAGACTATCAAGAGATTCAACAGAG TGTCCATGATGGCGGCTCACGAGTACGAAAACCTGAAGGACCAGCTGGACCTGGAGCAAAGCCTTCGGCAGAAGGCAGAGACCTATGCACACGAG ATGCTGGTGAAGCAGAAAGAGGCTAACCGGCAGAGCATGATCCTGCTACAGCAGGCTGACCCGAGCCTGCAGCTCCTTAAGGCCCTAGAGGACGTGGCCAATGTTACTAAAACACTGGAGCAAGAAAGGCTGCAGCACCAGCAGAAG GTAAAGACCCTAGAAGCCGAACTGGGGGAAAGCAGCCTCCGTCAGCAGCTCCAAGACTTACAGAAACAGCTGGAGCTCctggaagaggagaagaaagacacagaggttcacctgcaggaagagcagaagaaaaacagggaCCTGGGAAAACAAA TGCAAGCGCTGATGGAGACACAGAAGCAACCCTCCAATTCAACAGCAGACTCCTCTCAGGGGACTGCACCACCCCCAGCCCCGCCGCCACAGCCACCTCCCCCACCgccacctccacccccaccgcctcctccccctcccccatcACGCTGCAACCCCCTCAG CTCCCTTATTGCAATAATGAGGAAGTCTTCCAAGGGTGGCAAAGTCTCTCTGAAGAACGAGCCAGCACCAG CAGCAAGCGAAGGCGTGGATGATGTGAAGGTGAAGGCAGTGAATGAGATGATGGAACGAATCAAACATGGGGTGGTGCTCAGACCAGTCAAAGGGCAGGACACTAAG AGGTTTGGCATTAAG CAGCCCCCTGCAGTTGAGGAAAAGCCACAGGAGAGCGCGATGGAAGAGCTAAAAGGCATTCTG GAGACAGTGAAGAAGAGCCCAACCCGCTGTTGTCAGGAAGCAGCACAGGCCAAAAAGGACTCAGAACTCGAGGTGATTCTGCGCAGGAGGCGTAAGCAGGCATCCAATCCCAGTGCAGGAG ATGAGAAGGATGGAGGGATAAGCCAAGGCTCCTCATCTGACTGCCTGAACGGCGAGCACATTTCTGATTACAGCAAAAACCTGGAAGCACAAGGAGGCAGCCCAAATTCTTGCTTGCACCCTGCTGGCTCAGGGGTCATTAGGCGCAGCTCTGACTCGGGTACACAACCCGAAGAAGTCCGGCAGATCGGCAACATCCGCAGATCGCTGTCAGAGAAAGGGCCATCAGAAGTTCG CAAGTGTGATGGGCAGCACAAGAGCGTGGAGTCCAACGGAATCAGAtatgctgaaacagacacctcCTCCCCACAAAATGGACCCACAGCAGCGGACGGCAGTGCGGATACTGGGTGTTAA
- the shtn3 gene encoding shootin-1 isoform X2, which produces MEGSRDDEVKTQKVKHECQRLTEERDEAERQLKHIKRVSQMVIEEVSVLQTQLEIEKSCRENAEALATKLNCENRKLKYLSLNSRPCLDELLPSITDCISLEEESEPQDTSPDPYTQYQQQVKDLQERVGTLLDEKKQLACQLQEHQRQLEELTIQSEKDQTEMKELYKTIEQQSKTIKRFNRVSMMAAHEYENLKDQLDLEQSLRQKAETYAHEMLVKQKEANRQSMILLQQADPSLQLLKALEDVANVTKTLEQERLQHQQKVKTLEAELGESSLRQQLQDLQKQLELLEEEKKDTEVHLQEEQKKNRDLGKQMQALMETQKQPSNSTADSSQGTAPPPAPPPQPPPPPPPPPPPPPPPPPSRCNPLSSLIAIMRKSSKGGKVSLKNEPAPAASEGVDDVKVKAVNEMMERIKHGVVLRPVKGQDTKRFGIKPPAVEEKPQESAMEELKGILETVKKSPTRCCQEAAQAKKDSELEVILRRRRKQASNPSAGDEKDGGISQGSSSDCLNGEHISDYSKNLEAQGGSPNSCLHPAGSGVIRRSSDSGTQPEEVRQIGNIRRSLSEKGPSEVRKCDGQHKSVESNGIRYAETDTSSPQNGPTAADGSADTGC; this is translated from the exons TCTCACAGATGGTGATTGAAGAGGTGAGTGTGCTGCAGACGCAGTTGGAGATTGAGAAGTCCTGCCGGGAGAATGCAGAAGCTCTGGCTACGAAG TTAAACTGCGAGAACAGAAAGCTGAAGTATCTGAGTCTGAATTCTCGGCCTTGTCTGGATGAGCTGCTGCCCAGCATTACTGACTGCATATCCCTGGAGGAGGAGTCTGAGCCTCAGGACACCAGCCCCGACCCATACACTCAGTACCAGCAGCAGGTTAAAG ACCTTCAGGAGAGGGTAGGAACGCTGTTGGACGAGAAGAAACAGTTGGCCTGTCAGTTACAGGAGCATCAGaggcagctggaggagctgacAATCCAG AGTGAAAAGGATCAAACTGAGATGAAGGAGCTTTACAAAACTATTGAGCAGCAGAGCAAGACTATCAAGAGATTCAACAGAG TGTCCATGATGGCGGCTCACGAGTACGAAAACCTGAAGGACCAGCTGGACCTGGAGCAAAGCCTTCGGCAGAAGGCAGAGACCTATGCACACGAG ATGCTGGTGAAGCAGAAAGAGGCTAACCGGCAGAGCATGATCCTGCTACAGCAGGCTGACCCGAGCCTGCAGCTCCTTAAGGCCCTAGAGGACGTGGCCAATGTTACTAAAACACTGGAGCAAGAAAGGCTGCAGCACCAGCAGAAG GTAAAGACCCTAGAAGCCGAACTGGGGGAAAGCAGCCTCCGTCAGCAGCTCCAAGACTTACAGAAACAGCTGGAGCTCctggaagaggagaagaaagacacagaggttcacctgcaggaagagcagaagaaaaacagggaCCTGGGAAAACAAA TGCAAGCGCTGATGGAGACACAGAAGCAACCCTCCAATTCAACAGCAGACTCCTCTCAGGGGACTGCACCACCCCCAGCCCCGCCGCCACAGCCACCTCCCCCACCgccacctccacccccaccgcctcctccccctcccccatcACGCTGCAACCCCCTCAG CTCCCTTATTGCAATAATGAGGAAGTCTTCCAAGGGTGGCAAAGTCTCTCTGAAGAACGAGCCAGCACCAG CAGCAAGCGAAGGCGTGGATGATGTGAAGGTGAAGGCAGTGAATGAGATGATGGAACGAATCAAACATGGGGTGGTGCTCAGACCAGTCAAAGGGCAGGACACTAAG AGGTTTGGCATTAAG CCCCCTGCAGTTGAGGAAAAGCCACAGGAGAGCGCGATGGAAGAGCTAAAAGGCATTCTG GAGACAGTGAAGAAGAGCCCAACCCGCTGTTGTCAGGAAGCAGCACAGGCCAAAAAGGACTCAGAACTCGAGGTGATTCTGCGCAGGAGGCGTAAGCAGGCATCCAATCCCAGTGCAGGAG ATGAGAAGGATGGAGGGATAAGCCAAGGCTCCTCATCTGACTGCCTGAACGGCGAGCACATTTCTGATTACAGCAAAAACCTGGAAGCACAAGGAGGCAGCCCAAATTCTTGCTTGCACCCTGCTGGCTCAGGGGTCATTAGGCGCAGCTCTGACTCGGGTACACAACCCGAAGAAGTCCGGCAGATCGGCAACATCCGCAGATCGCTGTCAGAGAAAGGGCCATCAGAAGTTCG CAAGTGTGATGGGCAGCACAAGAGCGTGGAGTCCAACGGAATCAGAtatgctgaaacagacacctcCTCCCCACAAAATGGACCCACAGCAGCGGACGGCAGTGCGGATACTGGGTGTTAA
- the shtn3 gene encoding shootin-1 isoform X3, with translation MEGSRDDEVKTQKVKHECQRLTEERDEAERQLKHIKRVSQMVIEEVSVLQTQLEIEKSCRENAEALATKLNCENRKLKYLSLNSRPCLDELLPSITDCISLEEESEPQDTSPDPYTQYQQQVKDLQERVGTLLDEKKQLACQLQEHQRQLEELTIQSEKDQTEMKELYKTIEQQSKTIKRFNRVSMMAAHEYENLKDQLDLEQSLRQKAETYAHEMLVKQKEANRQSMILLQQADPSLQLLKALEDVANVTKTLEQERLQHQQKVKTLEAELGESSLRQQLQDLQKQLELLEEEKKDTEVHLQEEQKKNRDLGKQMQALMETQKQPSNSTADSSQGTAPPPAPPPQPPPPPPPPPPPPPPPPPSRCNPLSSLIAIMRKSSKGGKVSLKNEPAPASEGVDDVKVKAVNEMMERIKHGVVLRPVKGQDTKRFGIKQPPAVEEKPQESAMEELKGILETVKKSPTRCCQEAAQAKKDSELEVILRRRRKQASNPSAGDEKDGGISQGSSSDCLNGEHISDYSKNLEAQGGSPNSCLHPAGSGVIRRSSDSGTQPEEVRQIGNIRRSLSEKGPSEVRKCDGQHKSVESNGIRYAETDTSSPQNGPTAADGSADTGC, from the exons TCTCACAGATGGTGATTGAAGAGGTGAGTGTGCTGCAGACGCAGTTGGAGATTGAGAAGTCCTGCCGGGAGAATGCAGAAGCTCTGGCTACGAAG TTAAACTGCGAGAACAGAAAGCTGAAGTATCTGAGTCTGAATTCTCGGCCTTGTCTGGATGAGCTGCTGCCCAGCATTACTGACTGCATATCCCTGGAGGAGGAGTCTGAGCCTCAGGACACCAGCCCCGACCCATACACTCAGTACCAGCAGCAGGTTAAAG ACCTTCAGGAGAGGGTAGGAACGCTGTTGGACGAGAAGAAACAGTTGGCCTGTCAGTTACAGGAGCATCAGaggcagctggaggagctgacAATCCAG AGTGAAAAGGATCAAACTGAGATGAAGGAGCTTTACAAAACTATTGAGCAGCAGAGCAAGACTATCAAGAGATTCAACAGAG TGTCCATGATGGCGGCTCACGAGTACGAAAACCTGAAGGACCAGCTGGACCTGGAGCAAAGCCTTCGGCAGAAGGCAGAGACCTATGCACACGAG ATGCTGGTGAAGCAGAAAGAGGCTAACCGGCAGAGCATGATCCTGCTACAGCAGGCTGACCCGAGCCTGCAGCTCCTTAAGGCCCTAGAGGACGTGGCCAATGTTACTAAAACACTGGAGCAAGAAAGGCTGCAGCACCAGCAGAAG GTAAAGACCCTAGAAGCCGAACTGGGGGAAAGCAGCCTCCGTCAGCAGCTCCAAGACTTACAGAAACAGCTGGAGCTCctggaagaggagaagaaagacacagaggttcacctgcaggaagagcagaagaaaaacagggaCCTGGGAAAACAAA TGCAAGCGCTGATGGAGACACAGAAGCAACCCTCCAATTCAACAGCAGACTCCTCTCAGGGGACTGCACCACCCCCAGCCCCGCCGCCACAGCCACCTCCCCCACCgccacctccacccccaccgcctcctccccctcccccatcACGCTGCAACCCCCTCAG CTCCCTTATTGCAATAATGAGGAAGTCTTCCAAGGGTGGCAAAGTCTCTCTGAAGAACGAGCCAGCACCAG CAAGCGAAGGCGTGGATGATGTGAAGGTGAAGGCAGTGAATGAGATGATGGAACGAATCAAACATGGGGTGGTGCTCAGACCAGTCAAAGGGCAGGACACTAAG AGGTTTGGCATTAAG CAGCCCCCTGCAGTTGAGGAAAAGCCACAGGAGAGCGCGATGGAAGAGCTAAAAGGCATTCTG GAGACAGTGAAGAAGAGCCCAACCCGCTGTTGTCAGGAAGCAGCACAGGCCAAAAAGGACTCAGAACTCGAGGTGATTCTGCGCAGGAGGCGTAAGCAGGCATCCAATCCCAGTGCAGGAG ATGAGAAGGATGGAGGGATAAGCCAAGGCTCCTCATCTGACTGCCTGAACGGCGAGCACATTTCTGATTACAGCAAAAACCTGGAAGCACAAGGAGGCAGCCCAAATTCTTGCTTGCACCCTGCTGGCTCAGGGGTCATTAGGCGCAGCTCTGACTCGGGTACACAACCCGAAGAAGTCCGGCAGATCGGCAACATCCGCAGATCGCTGTCAGAGAAAGGGCCATCAGAAGTTCG CAAGTGTGATGGGCAGCACAAGAGCGTGGAGTCCAACGGAATCAGAtatgctgaaacagacacctcCTCCCCACAAAATGGACCCACAGCAGCGGACGGCAGTGCGGATACTGGGTGTTAA
- the shtn3 gene encoding shootin-1 isoform X4 — MEGSRDDEVKTQKVKHECQRLTEERDEAERQLKHIKRVSQMVIEEVSVLQTQLEIEKSCRENAEALATKLNCENRKLKYLSLNSRPCLDELLPSITDCISLEEESEPQDTSPDPYTQYQQQVKDLQERVGTLLDEKKQLACQLQEHQRQLEELTIQSEKDQTEMKELYKTIEQQSKTIKRFNRVSMMAAHEYENLKDQLDLEQSLRQKAETYAHEMLVKQKEANRQSMILLQQADPSLQLLKALEDVANVTKTLEQERLQHQQKVKTLEAELGESSLRQQLQDLQKQLELLEEEKKDTEVHLQEEQKKNRDLGKQMQALMETQKQPSNSTADSSQGTAPPPAPPPQPPPPPPPPPPPPPPPPPSRCNPLSSLIAIMRKSSKGGKVSLKNEPAPASEGVDDVKVKAVNEMMERIKHGVVLRPVKGQDTKRFGIKPPAVEEKPQESAMEELKGILETVKKSPTRCCQEAAQAKKDSELEVILRRRRKQASNPSAGDEKDGGISQGSSSDCLNGEHISDYSKNLEAQGGSPNSCLHPAGSGVIRRSSDSGTQPEEVRQIGNIRRSLSEKGPSEVRKCDGQHKSVESNGIRYAETDTSSPQNGPTAADGSADTGC; from the exons TCTCACAGATGGTGATTGAAGAGGTGAGTGTGCTGCAGACGCAGTTGGAGATTGAGAAGTCCTGCCGGGAGAATGCAGAAGCTCTGGCTACGAAG TTAAACTGCGAGAACAGAAAGCTGAAGTATCTGAGTCTGAATTCTCGGCCTTGTCTGGATGAGCTGCTGCCCAGCATTACTGACTGCATATCCCTGGAGGAGGAGTCTGAGCCTCAGGACACCAGCCCCGACCCATACACTCAGTACCAGCAGCAGGTTAAAG ACCTTCAGGAGAGGGTAGGAACGCTGTTGGACGAGAAGAAACAGTTGGCCTGTCAGTTACAGGAGCATCAGaggcagctggaggagctgacAATCCAG AGTGAAAAGGATCAAACTGAGATGAAGGAGCTTTACAAAACTATTGAGCAGCAGAGCAAGACTATCAAGAGATTCAACAGAG TGTCCATGATGGCGGCTCACGAGTACGAAAACCTGAAGGACCAGCTGGACCTGGAGCAAAGCCTTCGGCAGAAGGCAGAGACCTATGCACACGAG ATGCTGGTGAAGCAGAAAGAGGCTAACCGGCAGAGCATGATCCTGCTACAGCAGGCTGACCCGAGCCTGCAGCTCCTTAAGGCCCTAGAGGACGTGGCCAATGTTACTAAAACACTGGAGCAAGAAAGGCTGCAGCACCAGCAGAAG GTAAAGACCCTAGAAGCCGAACTGGGGGAAAGCAGCCTCCGTCAGCAGCTCCAAGACTTACAGAAACAGCTGGAGCTCctggaagaggagaagaaagacacagaggttcacctgcaggaagagcagaagaaaaacagggaCCTGGGAAAACAAA TGCAAGCGCTGATGGAGACACAGAAGCAACCCTCCAATTCAACAGCAGACTCCTCTCAGGGGACTGCACCACCCCCAGCCCCGCCGCCACAGCCACCTCCCCCACCgccacctccacccccaccgcctcctccccctcccccatcACGCTGCAACCCCCTCAG CTCCCTTATTGCAATAATGAGGAAGTCTTCCAAGGGTGGCAAAGTCTCTCTGAAGAACGAGCCAGCACCAG CAAGCGAAGGCGTGGATGATGTGAAGGTGAAGGCAGTGAATGAGATGATGGAACGAATCAAACATGGGGTGGTGCTCAGACCAGTCAAAGGGCAGGACACTAAG AGGTTTGGCATTAAG CCCCCTGCAGTTGAGGAAAAGCCACAGGAGAGCGCGATGGAAGAGCTAAAAGGCATTCTG GAGACAGTGAAGAAGAGCCCAACCCGCTGTTGTCAGGAAGCAGCACAGGCCAAAAAGGACTCAGAACTCGAGGTGATTCTGCGCAGGAGGCGTAAGCAGGCATCCAATCCCAGTGCAGGAG ATGAGAAGGATGGAGGGATAAGCCAAGGCTCCTCATCTGACTGCCTGAACGGCGAGCACATTTCTGATTACAGCAAAAACCTGGAAGCACAAGGAGGCAGCCCAAATTCTTGCTTGCACCCTGCTGGCTCAGGGGTCATTAGGCGCAGCTCTGACTCGGGTACACAACCCGAAGAAGTCCGGCAGATCGGCAACATCCGCAGATCGCTGTCAGAGAAAGGGCCATCAGAAGTTCG CAAGTGTGATGGGCAGCACAAGAGCGTGGAGTCCAACGGAATCAGAtatgctgaaacagacacctcCTCCCCACAAAATGGACCCACAGCAGCGGACGGCAGTGCGGATACTGGGTGTTAA